Sequence from the Procambarus clarkii isolate CNS0578487 chromosome 2, FALCON_Pclarkii_2.0, whole genome shotgun sequence genome:
ctttatcaatcggaATAGCTGAGTGAACTAAaggcattatacatagacaatggcctggcccccatcatagccactggcgtaaatctcactgcgtcctctaccactccggagactaccaccaggacgaccatgcggtcaacttcaacaccgactccagaaccgcccatgacccgggcgacacaaacagaggtaattccttctcccgctcccaacactcctaccatcactatctcagcagccgcgctagcagacgtgctgtctacaaacgataacagcaccaccagcgctcctgaaagagctacaaccaccaatcaacgtcacctaagcctacctaaggctgcgaggcgaaagacaaatcgcccactacggaggttacggactcctcagacgaggaaatcatagtaggagctccaccgccgcatcacaaatacgacacctacacgatTCAAGACTtcttcatggaggccacgtcaccaaactccaacgacaacaCTCCTCAGCCAaattcgcaggcaaagaaaaaacggaaaacctaaagATCTACACTaatcccaccagctccataactggcatagccagccctccaggctgaaaaccatcatgaagacccccatccatcgccagatctctagtatcaaccactgatacagataatggctccaaatagCCTCCActaacgggctcatcatagcccgtgctactggaacttattgttctgagtagctgaatctaaaacaacaacaggaaTAGcgggacgggagacatctcccgtcacgcagggtgcagttgcactttcacagatctccagtatcatctattgataatggctcaaaagggctaccacttacgggctattcatgcccgtgccaccttttgggtgacttaatcttcttcaatcaatcaatagcggacagtacaatttccagttaAGAATGTAGCACTTGGCGTAGACAGTTCTGATCGtctacaagacgctacagcttcgacacagaacaggcagcagactaggaccgcatccagctacaacgctctcccacagagctccgcgactccggccaaaCTCGGCTCTCTGTTctactccaagctccgtctcaacgtcgacgacactgctgtatccaggcctACTAAATAAATGTGAAACTCACTAaaaactgtgtatctaatctacccaacaacgtaacataaacgtacgttacattggtgaccccagagtgttgcgacgatacccagccacgactgactacaacatggacctctactgctactgctgcatggtgtggaccgctgccacctgtcatggaacgctCCCAACAGCCTCACTACAGCTGGTCACCGCCGGTATGATTTTCAccgcgatcatctctgcattttcatcaactacagcttgctgcaccgcgagcgttacttactcatctgacagtttaatcagcaactacatcatgtgggatctacagcctgtcctgccgactcttcgtcgctgccagggcactgcttgttctacagggactctcacgaaagctgctctttcgtcagattcatctacacgttcactgcattctgatactctgtcGACTCAAGCaccttgcgcagtacaggacttacagcttgcgtttccgactcttcctCGCCtcgaggacaattcagctcttgcACTGATTCCctagttgtcctaactacgtgcctacattacctcctattgtcctggtgcccgagcccatccgcctcggatctaaatgctccaccagcgacccaaggacgcaacaatcatgcacattcttctctccggctacaccgagcttgtccacacactgcctacatcttttggtaccggactacatgttccacagcgacccagggaacagtagcctcgtattttttgttatattgcttttctttcattccctggcagggggagtcctgtagcgagttaatcttatactcgctccattatcttaatagcataactaattagcactaattacagaaactacaatcctttcccccaattacaggtaatactcttctcatcttgttggagggagctgaggtgtagtcaccatataagcaagcgatatgaggaatAGCAACACGggggacatctcccgtcacgcagggtgcagtcgcacctccacagatctccagtatcagctcttgatacgggTAATGGCTCaatagggccaccacttacaggctattcatacccgtgccaccttttgggtggcttaatcttcatcaatcaatcggaaTAGCGGCACAGCACatgcagcaccgctcctgtgccaggtaaggcgGAGCAGGTGTCCCGACGTCCATTCGTCGTCAAGATAGAACCAGGAGTCAAGGTCAGGGTTGTTGTTGATTTAAGGGCGACGACAATCGTGGGATTGGATGCGCTCCGGCGTACCCGTAAAGAGTTAATCGCGAAGcctggaaaggtgaaacgccaagccaactcgcgaaacgagtgacgccaatcactggatACTAATATGCCTCGCGGCAAAAAACGCAGACAGGCATGTGATTggagagccccaggagtcccctcaggatgacaagcaccggccccgccccgcaCAAAGAACACCGGGCAGCAAAATAAAAAAACTCGGCCCCAgctaaaacgcaaaagtcatccagtgccccCTGACAGAGGAGAAGCCAGCCGcttaccacggctgagggcacaccaggagcccaccaagacccactaaCTCCTGGCACCTCTTGGCCAAGCCGGCCccggacaccgtcaccccgccgggagaaccagcacacgctaaaaaatctatcaacaacccggtgacccaaggcgatatgtgcgccaggcgtagtACAAACCGGACCGTTGAAGAggaatgccaaacggcagtagcaaatcTAAAATCGCAAAACCAAACGTAAGCCGgtggctcccaggcggaggaggcgTCCAGACGTCCTCTCCGCGTCAAGGTTGAACAAGAAGTCCGTGGTCATGTTTATGTTGTCAGCtgaaaacaaatattttaaatagTTCCCGGTCATGCTGCTTTTATTCTTTTATTATTGGGATTGTGTCccaataataaaatattttgatttcatatacattttaattatatGATTTGTCTAATGTTAATGTCAAATTTTTAGTACTGAAGGCATATATTTGGCACAAATATTGTTGAATATTCAGATGCTGTACTCTACAATCAGAGCCGGATTTAAGCACAAGGTTAAGGCCGGGACGATAAATTTGTTCGTGGCATTCGTTACATTTACTAGAATTTACCTAAGGGTCACCATCACTATTAGCCTCGAcaggaacaggaagccggcgggttGTCAAAAGTTCCCACATTGTTCCTGAGAATATTTCCCATCCGGACGTGATGCTCTCATCCAACTCAACTGACCTTGAGCTCCAAATTTGGTGGCAAGTTGTCTAAGATGACTAGCAATATCTGCTGTTTATTATACCCTGGGACAGGAAGCAGGCGGCTTGTCATAGGTCCCCACATTGTTCCTGACGATTCCCTTTATCTTGATTCCTTCTGCagtccgtggcgcagtggtaaaacactcgcccggaGCTTCACtaacgctttgtcctgggttcgtatcctggccgggggggggggggggtcgacctggtgccaatccttaactgtagcctctgttcacccagcagtgaatgggtacctgcttgttaaatgatttggcgggtcgtattcaagGGTAAAAATTTGgatttaaggacctgcccgaaacgttattcgtgctagtggctttacgaaaatgtaacaactcttgtaaaaataaataaatatataaattaattttgaaATGCAATAATATCTTGGTATTTACAACTTCGGTGGATAGGCGAGTCCGTGGGCATGAAGGTGTTGCCCTCTTGTATACATTACATATAACCTATTTTTTTTAAAGTTGCTGGGATTAATATCTTACATCAGACTATTACCTATAATCTAATCtgggagtgtgtgcgtgtgtccgtGGATATATACACGAGGATATATACTTGAGAATATATACAACAGATGAATTAGATACAAGTAGTTTTTATTCAGTAGCAATATTAGTTTCCATACAAGAAACTATGCGACCTTGTTCTCTCACATTACAATAACAACACAATAATCATCCATTCTACAAAAATATTGTTTTGTTTAATGATTTACGACAATGAAGCAGAGAAAATGCTCTTGAAGATCATCAAATACTTAAACCATTAACTGGTCATAGATGGAATATTTTTCAGTGTTACGAAATAAATTACACTGGACGTACAAATGTTCTTCCTACTTAACTATAATATTAAATTTAACTCTGTACTAAACCCAAGCCAGGAAGAGCAGGGCACAAATGTACAATAAACAGTTAACAGTAGCGAACACATCCGGATAAAATATACAGAATTTTACATTTTGTTATTCACGTCTTCTACATAATACTGCATGCAGTATTATGTTAGAATTATGTatcatgcatgtgtgtatgtccgCACCGTTTTCAGAGTGATACAAAACAGACAACTGCAATTGCTCCACTGTCACTCTTTCTGTTATGTCTTGTCttctgttatcttgttatctatTACAGCTCTTTTTCTATTGTTTTGTTTTCTAAAGAGATCATTTTATATTACACGTTTTCTAATAATGTTCATTTTATATTACAGCTCATTTAAAGTCATCTTAAACATGTATTTATTCCTGTTATCATTTCATAATGGATAATCCAATATTTAGAATTAGAATGTTCACACAATTTTCTATATTATGCCTCGAATACCTGGAAATCACGTAGGAAAATGATAGAACTTACTCTTGATAATGTAatcgattctctctctctctgtatatatatatatatatatatatatatatatatatatatatatatatatatatatatatatatatatatatatatatatatatatatatatacagagagatatACACATATTAACTTTGGAAATCCTTCGTATAACTTTTTTTTCGCACATTAAAACATCGGGGAAGAAATTGAGATACACAAGTACATAAAAATATAATCGATATGTACAGTTATCACAGCACAGCTGACAATGTCTATGGCTGCGAATGCCTTCCTAGACAATTCATTGAGCATAGGGAGTGGCTGTTGTTGCTACTTGTCTTGACAGTGTTACTTGGTTACTTGAACAGCTGGATAAGAAACATACACTTCACCATGTACACAAAAATAATGGCAAATTGCATTTCGAATTTCCTGTTCAGTACTCATACGTTGAGCAAGACGGTGAAGAACACTACTGCTGGTGTAGGTGGTTCTGACAGAGGACGTCGTGTGAAGAACACTACTGCTGGTGTAGGTGGTTCTGACAGAACACGTAGTGTGAAGAACACTACTGCTGGTGTAGGTGGTTCTGACAGAACACGTCGTGTGAAGAACACTACTGCTAGTACAGGTGGTTCTGATAGAACACGTAGAACACTACTGCTGGTACAAGTGGTTCTGACAGAGGACGTCGTGGACAGGAATGGAGGCAAATCCAGCTAACATTGCCGGAAGGAACAAAGATACCGGGAAAATTCCCAGGCAAAATTCTCGTTCCTTATCACCTGCCTGAAAGTAAGAAAACCACTCTGGGTGAATTCTGCGATGGACTACTGCAAATTCTCAACTAAATTTGTTTAATATTACGGTGACCCTCACCTTTGGTATCTGAAACGAAGATCTGCAAAGTTCAATTACATTTCGCATATTGCTTTAGAATACATTATAGCCTAGGGTGACACTATACCCCGTAGGAGTTCGGATATAGTAACACAATCTGTGTTTGAATGCTTTATTGTGATATCATGCAATTAAAGAATTGGAACTACTGAAGTTTTTTTGGTACAGTTTCAACGACgacgttgaccaaaccacacactagaaaatgaagggacgacgacgtttcgtcccacaattgacttaagaatggtccaggacggaccgaaacgtcgtcgtcccttcactctctagtgtgtggtctggtccacatatttcagccacgttattgtgactcctcgtctgcatgttTACCTTTTCGTGCATATTGAATACTGTTGACCTGAAGGCTGCACCTTCGAGCAGACCCTGAAGGAAGAGAAGGGTAAAGATGATGTACTCGGACGGGAGGTAGTGGTAGTGCGCCTCCGTCCCCACCACCAACACGATCACCATCTGAAATACGGGAACAATTGATGCTTtaccgttctggctactataagAAATTCAAAGTCGTACATTTAAAGATTCTAATCTAGTTTCCTGCATGTTGATTAGACCTACAAGCTTTGAAAATACAGTAAAATGAGTTGCGTTATATAATCCCTTATCATATTAATACTCAAATGCTTTCCTGACGAAGCAATAACGGCAGTACACTTAtacattaaggcagcgtctgggatgctctcagacgttggttcgaatcctcgtcacggcccttgtggatttgctcatttaaTAACGACAGTCATCTTCTTCAACCCATCAAGTTTTCTTGAGACAGAAAGAGTGCCCGATTCAGGATGTCAAGATCCTTTCTCCCCACTGAAGACTCACTAGGGACGGAGGGAGTTGtacggagaaagcgccaagccattacgcctatataGCACTGGTAAGGGATAAGGATAagcatttggaatgggacggggaaaaggaatggtgcccaaccacttggatggtcggggattgaacgccgacctgttgttctaccgtccaccccaagtggttagaCTCACTAGGGAGGGCTGCTAATACCTGTGGACTGGAACCGCCAGTACAGCTTCCACTGACCATGAAATATAAGGCCTTGCCCACCTACCATCAGGAAGAAGGAATTAGATTTTCTTGACAGTATTTTATCCTTCCTAGGCACTGGAAATCTAGGAATTACCTCGTATCATAATTATAAATATGAAATGCCTTAATAGATGAAACTCAGAATGCTTCAAATCGATTTAAATTTATGGATTTAAAGACTGTAAAGGGATTCAAAGTCTTGTCTCATACTTCCTGGAGAGTTGATCATAGCTGTACTGTACAGAGCTGTACATCAAGTCATAGACAGATTGGGGGAAGAAGAGTGTAACTATAGGATTTCAAGATGATCAACCTTATATAAACGTGATTTTATTGCGTACATAATACACTGTACAATACTTACAGCCAGTGCACTGTATATCCAAGTGCTGGGGAGTAGGAAGAACTTGTGTGCACTGCGGGAGATGAGGGTACCCAAGCACCTCACAGTGTTGCTCCAGGAATACTGCTGCGCATGCGTCAGGTGCGACGCTGGGAAGTAAACAAGCTCCAGCTAATGGCGGCACGTGGAACAgagagaaaaacaaaacaaaagcatAACTTTATACATTATTGAATATGTTAATGCAGTTGGGTAATATGTGGATGCACTGTGTAATTGTACCAAATGTAGCTATAGGATGAAAGCTACACTCATGGTGCCCAGTCTTCCCTACAGGCTTTGTCAGGTGACGTTTTCAAGCACCTGATGGCTTTAGCATACATTTCCTCtcttaattaaaatattaaatcaTATCAGTCTCTTATTCCCAGCAGCTTATCATCTGCCAATATGTCCTTATAACTGTGTCCCTGCTGGTaggttatataatattatatatatatatatatatatatatatatatatatatatatatatatatatatatatatatatatatatatatatatatacacacacacatatacatatgttgatttaatatatatatgaaatatatgaaaatttctaAGGAGCAGGAGAGATGCATTTCCTCATTTCATTTTCCTTGTGGATACTTACGCATAACAGAATCACGTGCTTTTTTGTATGACAACTACAATATACAGGAAAAAGGAAAAATGCAGGTGAGATTaagacagataggttaggttaggttaggttaggttaggttagaatctaACCTATCCATGCGAACAAATACATTATAgtgtactgtgtgtgctggtttaATGTGTCTGTTAGAACGCCGTTTGTTGGTATAATGTATATGTTAGGATGTTGTCTGGTACTATAATGTTTCTGTTGGCGTAATGTATCTGTTGGTATTATAGTATCTATTGATACAATGCGTCTCTTGGTACAATTAATTTCTTGGTACAATGCATCTGTTGGCATAACTCAAGCTCTTGGTATAACCTTGACGAAGGAGCAGGAAAAGAGAGCTCAACTTACCAGTCCCTGGTTTGTGAAGTACATTATGAAGTAGAAAACTGACAGGGGCAGCAGATATTGCTTGGCTCTCTGAAACAAGAGAAAAATCACACGAATTAACTTAACATACACTGAACGGAAGCCAATATGTATGCCAGCTCAAGAGATTAAGCCCCGCACGGTTACATTAACATATATTCCAAAGCAGTTTAGAATTAATGGGCACCCATTTCAGTATAggaagaattaatacccatggacttccTCTTCAGCTGAGATCAGTTTCAAAACTCATAGGATACCCCTATTTAGTTAAGAAGTGTCTCATACCCATGGGCACCCACTTACAATTAGGTTATAGAACTTTAATTTAACATAGttaaatttcttttttttttttttttttttttttttgagatatatacaagagttgctacattcttgtagagccactagtacgcgtagcgtttcgggcaggtccctggaatacgatcccctgccgcgaagaatcgttttttcatccaagtacacattttactgttgcgttaaacagaggctacagttaaggaattgcgcccagtaaatcctccccggccaggatacgaacccatgacatagcgctcgcggaacgccaggcgagtgtcttaccactacaccacggagactgccagtAACAGTCGCTTAACAGTAAAGCAACGCCAAATTTACCAAGAGCAAGAAGAGTTTTTCTTTAACAATAGCCAATCTCTTTTGTTTATCGTTTTCAGCGTCCTGAGCCGAGTTATAGGccagtgtgtcctgtgtgtcagcCTCCACACCCGCCTCACTCTTCACCAACCGGCTCAAAATGCACCAGAAACTGAAACATAAAAAACGCATCTGAAATGTGTGTGTTCATTAGTGGTAACACATCAACGTTTTATTATTACATTTGATGTAAACTATATGAAATATTTAGCATTTCTCTAAATATTTATATCATTGGTAGCTTAATTTATAAACTAACAACTAACTTAGTTGTTGGTTCTTTAATATTAGTAGagaactagtgtatagtgatgaTGGGAATGATGAGGACGATGAGagcgtaacacacacacacacgtacctgACGACGATGATGATGGGAACGATGAGGAAGACGAGGAGAGCGTGACGAGGACTCATGCCGCCAGTGGTGAGACTGGAGTAGAGCAGAGGACCCAGGAACGTGGCCACGCCCGTCCCGGACGACCACAGCGACAACACGTGCCTGAAGCCATCGCCAACACCACAGTTACTCCTCGTAGTGCAAAGTGGCTATTTATACAACAACAACCAATCTATTACAAAATTATACGTATGGTCATGAAACAAATGATATGTATTCCTTACTTGTGATAGTGGGCTGCGTGACCCAGAAAAGTGGTGTCAGGAGAAGCCGCGCGACGCCGAAGCCAGCGCCACGCCAAGGAAAACAAATTTGGAGGTGGCCAAGCCTAGGACAAGGTAGGAGGCGACGCAGAGGCCGCCCACCAGCCACACCCGCAGGTCCACGCCCGCCAGCAGCGTCAAGGGCGCCGCCAGGGTGAGGGCGGTCGCCGGGAGGGTGTCAGCCACCAGGATGGCCTAGGGTAAAACGCCTGTCATGACTCGGGAGTTCGAGGGTTTAACAATGCATTAGTTGCCTTGCTATATGCCtctctgtatataaataaaaacacaTTAATACTATATATTAAACATGCCACACACTGGGTATTGTATTTTTCCATCAGTATGTTAATGGCATTAATAAAGTTGGAAATTctcgtggaccaaactctcacaagtcaagcctggcctcgggccgggcggattcgaacccatgacaaagcgctcgcggaacgccaggcgagtgtcttaccactacaccacggagactgcttatatATACCCTGCCTCCATATCATCGAATGGAGAGGCATCAGCCCTGAAGGAATTGGAGAACAAATAAGGGCAAAAATACAAGACATGCCGTATTCATTACAAAGGGGGTATATATATCAGCTTCATTTTTACTGTACTCTATCAATATGAAAGGTCGACTATCTCAGGTTGACCTATACTGGGCGTAGGTCGACATAGTCGCGAGCACTGGGCGTAGGTCAACATAGTCGCGAGCACTGGGCGTAGG
This genomic interval carries:
- the Cln3 gene encoding LOW QUALITY PROTEIN: battenin (The sequence of the model RefSeq protein was modified relative to this genomic sequence to represent the inferred CDS: deleted 1 base in 1 codon) yields the protein MVLYKHQQLQEDAECRQCILQECDDSPCPRLASDGATEADEKTSSAADKLLKQQQEEDPSSQQQPLRPATPSHPGHLTPPAHPAGRRKGRGTETDGEEPRGREKKGRERDEELEEGIGMYRGPPRRHRDLVAYWLLGFCNNFTYWVMITAAYDLLSSQSQTVTERSQQQSSPTLQNSSSVTIRPPYDGTISQNESVETFVNTFKCLRHSTGAILVADTLPATALTLAAPLTLLAGVDLRVWLVGGLCVASYLVLGLATSKFVFLGVALASASRGFSDTTFLGHAAHYHKHVLSLWSSGTGVATFLGPLLYSSLTTGGMSPRHALLVFLIVPIIIVVSFWCILSRLVKSEAGVEADTQDTLAYNSAQDAENDKQKRLAIVKEKLFLLLRAKQYLLPLSVFYFIMYFTNQGLLELVYFPASHLTHAQQYSWSNTVRCLGTLISRSAHKFFLLPSTWIYSALAMVIVLVVGTEAHYHYLPSEYIIFTLLFLQGLLEGAAFRSTVFNMHEKAGDKEREFCLGIFPVSLFLPAMLAGFASIPVHDVLCQNHLYQQ